From a region of the Argiope bruennichi chromosome 8, qqArgBrue1.1, whole genome shotgun sequence genome:
- the LOC129981105 gene encoding acyl-CoA-binding protein homolog, which produces MSLDEKFDKAAEDVKKLKSKPTDEELLELYALFKQATVGDCNTARPGMFDLKGKAKWDAWNAKKGMDQTEAKEAYVTKVSHLIEIYGLA; this is translated from the exons atgtCGTTGGATGAg aaatttgaCAAAGCTGCGGAAGATGTCAAAAAACTGAAGTCTAAACCTACAGATGAAGAATTATTGGAATTATATGCTCTTTTCAAACAAGCAACTGTGGGAGACTGCAATACCG CACGTCCAGGAATGTTTGATTTGAAGGGCAAAGCAAAGTGGGATGCATGGAATGCAAAGAAAG GCATGGATCAAACTGAAGCTAAAGAAGCTTATGTTACTAAAGTGAGCCATCTTATTGAAATCTATGGATTGGCTTAG